One Defluviimonas sp. SAOS-178_SWC DNA window includes the following coding sequences:
- the rplK gene encoding 50S ribosomal protein L11 — MAKKVIGSLKLQIKAGQANPSPPVGPALGQRGINIMEFCKAFNAKTQEMEPGSPVPVIITYYADKSFSFVTKTAPASFYLKKAAGLKPVGKRNRAKGSEKPGRDVAGYVTVAQVREIAEAKMKDLSANDVEAAMQIILGSARSIGIEVKG; from the coding sequence ATGGCCAAGAAGGTAATCGGCAGCCTCAAGCTGCAAATCAAGGCGGGGCAGGCCAACCCCTCGCCCCCAGTTGGTCCGGCGCTGGGTCAGCGCGGCATCAACATCATGGAATTCTGCAAGGCCTTCAACGCGAAGACCCAGGAGATGGAGCCCGGTTCCCCGGTTCCGGTGATCATCACCTACTACGCGGACAAGTCGTTTTCGTTCGTGACGAAGACCGCGCCGGCCTCGTTCTACCTGAAGAAGGCCGCGGGCCTGAAGCCGGTGGGTAAGCGCAACCGTGCGAAGGGCTCCGAAAAGCCCGGTCGCGACGTGGCGGGATATGTGACCGTGGCCCAGGTGCGCGAAATCGCCGAAGCCAAGATGAAGGACCTTTCGGCCAATGACGTGGAGGCCGCGATGCAGATCATCCTCGGCTCCGCCCGTTCGATCGGCATCGAGGTGAAAGGGTAA